A stretch of Desulfurivibrio alkaliphilus AHT 2 DNA encodes these proteins:
- a CDS encoding hydrogenase maturation nickel metallochaperone HypA has translation MHEMSLAINIVALAEAECRAAGAGRIRRVEVEVGGLAGVMPEALRFCFAAACRETMAEGAELEIIVVDGQGECASCRRPAPMAEHFALCPACGGLMRPLQGQELRLAAIEVD, from the coding sequence ATGCATGAAATGTCGCTGGCCATCAATATCGTTGCCTTGGCCGAGGCCGAATGCCGGGCCGCCGGCGCGGGGCGGATCAGGCGGGTTGAGGTGGAGGTGGGGGGGCTGGCGGGAGTCATGCCCGAGGCCCTGCGCTTTTGTTTTGCCGCTGCCTGCCGGGAGACCATGGCCGAGGGGGCGGAGCTTGAGATAATCGTCGTGGACGGGCAGGGCGAGTGTGCCAGTTGCCGGCGCCCGGCTCCCATGGCCGAACATTTTGCCCTTTGCCCGGCCTGCGGGGGGCTGATGCGCCCCCTGCAGGGGCAGGAGTTGCGGCTGGCGGCGATTGAGGTTGATTAA
- the hypD gene encoding hydrogenase formation protein HypD, producing MKHLDEYRDPALARKLLAEIAAVTTRPWVIMEICGGHTHAIIRHGIDLLLPRQLELVHGPGCPVCVTPVALIDQALALARRPEVIFTSFGDMLRVPGSRESLARIRARGGDIRTVYSPLEAVNLAVQNPAQEVVFFAVGFETTAPGNALAVQQAARLGLTNFSLLVSHVLVPPAIGALLAAPDNRIQAFLAPGHVCTVEGLQDYEAMAAAHQVPMVPAGFEPVDILAAILLLVRQLEEGRAQVENEYRRSVRPEGNPAARLAVEQVFQVCHRTWRGLGEIPASGLRLRPEFAAFDAQCKFALEETGEMESPQCISGAILRGESKPPQCPAFGKECTPEHPLGATMVSSEGACAAYRHANRQ from the coding sequence CTGAAACACCTGGATGAATACCGCGATCCGGCCCTGGCCCGGAAGTTACTGGCGGAGATTGCGGCGGTGACCACCCGGCCCTGGGTGATCATGGAGATCTGCGGCGGCCACACCCATGCCATTATCCGCCACGGTATCGACCTGCTGCTGCCCCGGCAGCTTGAACTGGTGCATGGCCCCGGCTGCCCGGTCTGTGTTACCCCGGTGGCCCTGATTGACCAGGCCCTGGCGCTGGCCCGGCGGCCCGAGGTGATCTTTACCAGCTTCGGCGATATGCTGCGGGTGCCGGGCAGCCGCGAGAGCCTGGCCCGGATTCGGGCCAGGGGTGGTGATATACGTACCGTTTATTCGCCGCTGGAGGCGGTTAACCTGGCGGTGCAAAACCCGGCGCAAGAGGTGGTCTTTTTTGCCGTGGGTTTTGAAACCACCGCCCCGGGCAACGCCCTGGCGGTGCAGCAGGCCGCCCGCCTGGGGTTGACCAACTTCAGCCTGCTGGTAAGCCATGTCCTGGTGCCGCCGGCCATCGGTGCTTTGCTGGCGGCCCCGGACAACCGCATCCAGGCCTTCCTGGCTCCGGGGCATGTCTGCACCGTGGAAGGGTTGCAGGACTACGAGGCCATGGCCGCCGCCCATCAGGTGCCCATGGTGCCCGCCGGTTTTGAGCCGGTTGATATCCTGGCCGCCATTTTGCTGCTGGTGCGCCAGCTGGAAGAGGGGCGGGCCCAGGTGGAAAACGAATACCGCCGTTCGGTGCGCCCGGAAGGTAACCCGGCGGCCCGGCTGGCGGTGGAGCAGGTTTTTCAGGTTTGCCACCGCACCTGGCGAGGCCTGGGGGAAATTCCCGCCAGCGGTTTGCGCTTGCGGCCGGAATTTGCCGCCTTTGATGCCCAATGCAAGTTCGCCCTGGAGGAGACCGGGGAGATGGAATCACCGCAGTGTATCAGCGGGGCGATTCTGCGGGGAGAGAGCAAGCCGCCCCAGTGCCCGGCTTTCGGCAAGGAGTGCACCCCCGAGCACCCCCTGGGGGCCACCATGGTTTCCAGCGAAGGCGCCTGTGCCGCCTACCGCCATGCCAACCGGCAATAA
- a CDS encoding carbamoyltransferase HypF has translation MLTRWSLALGGLVQGVGFRPFVYRLARQHALAGRVCNSAAGVEIELEGPRPRLVAFLDDLQRQAPPAAVIEHLERRELPPVGEQGFVIADTQCGGPPVAGVVPDLAVCADCLAEMLDPADRRYLYPFINCTNCGPRYTIIEKIPYDRPHTTMRVFTMCRRCQAEYDDPASRRFHAQPNACPDCGPALALVSLNQQRQDKAPPPLAAGPSAVAETRRRLLAGEIVAIKGIGGFHLAVNGADQAAVKRLRRRKGRPDKPLALMVRDLATARGLVQLGPMEENLLVSPARPIVLALRQAAALPVAAAVAPGNRRLGLMLAYAPLHHLLLDSELPLLVMTSANPSSEPLCIDNDEACRRLSSIADAVLLHDRAIVRGNDDSVIMQGPVKVIGCGTGVGAANPGSGSFSAGILPASEVPAASCASMRPAAGKPAATGIGAPRPSSTLTLPWVIMAGNDRHPGAAPLVIRRGRGYAPGLLPFSHRGAAVLAVGGELKNTVCLAADGRAVISQHLGDLQNLESYRVFGQTIADLSQLFAIQPQVVAYDLHPDYLASRWARQWAAEQGLPAVAVQHHHAHLAACLAENEHQGPALGLILDGTGYGPDGSIWGGEILLGDAGGFSRWGHLETMPLPGGDLAVRQPWRAALGFLYQAFAGDIPPLPFLAELQAADKVDWQALLPPLRQNINCPRTSSCGRLFDAVAAMAGGCQKISYEAQAAVELMQAADGLQGPPFAYRLIENKVTEYGFHGAGGPGVLMQLSPLVCEVAAAVSAGAGLTEISRRFHATLVDMFTAALVTAATATGIKTVALAGGVMQNEVLLAGLKDSLAQAGLAAMLPRRLPSNDGGLAYGQAVVAATVSEQPHRIFG, from the coding sequence ATGCTGACCCGCTGGTCCCTGGCGCTGGGCGGCCTGGTGCAGGGGGTTGGGTTCAGGCCCTTTGTTTACCGGCTGGCCCGGCAACACGCCCTGGCCGGCCGGGTGTGCAACAGTGCCGCCGGGGTGGAAATCGAGCTTGAAGGCCCCCGGCCACGGCTGGTCGCTTTTCTTGACGATCTGCAGCGGCAGGCGCCCCCGGCGGCGGTGATCGAGCACCTGGAGCGTCGGGAGTTGCCTCCGGTCGGGGAGCAGGGGTTTGTGATCGCCGATACCCAGTGCGGCGGCCCGCCGGTGGCCGGAGTGGTACCAGACCTGGCGGTCTGTGCCGATTGCCTTGCTGAAATGCTGGACCCGGCCGACCGCCGCTACCTGTACCCTTTCATAAACTGCACCAACTGCGGCCCCCGTTACACCATCATCGAAAAAATCCCCTATGACCGCCCCCATACCACCATGCGGGTCTTCACCATGTGCCGGCGCTGCCAGGCCGAATACGACGACCCCGCCAGCCGCCGCTTCCATGCCCAGCCCAATGCCTGCCCGGACTGCGGCCCCGCTCTGGCCCTGGTTTCCTTAAACCAACAGCGGCAAGATAAGGCTCCGCCACCGCTGGCCGCCGGCCCGTCAGCCGTGGCCGAGACCCGCCGCCGCTTGCTGGCCGGGGAGATTGTCGCCATAAAAGGTATTGGCGGTTTTCATCTGGCGGTGAATGGTGCCGATCAGGCGGCGGTGAAGCGGTTACGGCGGCGCAAGGGGCGGCCGGACAAGCCCCTGGCCCTGATGGTTCGCGACCTGGCCACCGCCCGGGGGTTGGTGCAACTGGGGCCGATGGAGGAAAACCTGCTGGTTTCCCCCGCTCGCCCCATTGTCCTGGCGCTCCGGCAAGCGGCGGCGTTGCCGGTGGCGGCGGCGGTGGCCCCGGGAAACCGGCGCCTTGGCCTGATGCTGGCTTATGCCCCCCTGCACCACCTGCTGCTGGATTCCGAGTTGCCGCTGCTGGTGATGACCAGCGCCAATCCCAGCAGCGAGCCGCTTTGTATCGATAACGACGAAGCCTGCCGCCGCCTGTCGAGTATTGCCGATGCCGTGCTGCTCCATGATAGGGCAATCGTGCGGGGCAACGATGATTCGGTGATCATGCAGGGACCCGTCAAAGTCATTGGTTGTGGCACCGGGGTGGGGGCCGCTAATCCCGGTAGCGGCTCATTCTCGGCGGGCATCCTGCCCGCCTCCGAGGTGCCGGCAGCCTCCTGCGCGTCCATGCGCCCGGCTGCCGGCAAACCCGCCGCTACCGGGATAGGCGCCCCCCGTCCAAGTTCAACTTTGACGTTGCCCTGGGTGATCATGGCCGGCAACGACCGGCACCCGGGGGCGGCGCCGCTGGTTATCCGCCGGGGCCGGGGCTATGCCCCTGGGCTGCTGCCTTTTTCACACCGGGGGGCGGCGGTGCTGGCGGTGGGTGGTGAGCTGAAAAACACCGTTTGTCTGGCCGCCGACGGCCGGGCGGTGATCAGCCAGCACCTGGGGGATCTGCAAAACCTGGAGAGTTATCGCGTTTTTGGTCAAACCATTGCCGATTTGTCGCAACTGTTTGCCATTCAGCCGCAAGTGGTGGCTTATGATCTGCACCCCGACTATCTGGCTTCCCGCTGGGCCCGGCAGTGGGCGGCCGAACAGGGCCTGCCGGCCGTGGCGGTGCAGCACCACCATGCCCACCTGGCCGCCTGCCTGGCGGAAAATGAACACCAGGGTCCGGCCCTGGGGTTGATTTTAGACGGCACCGGTTATGGCCCGGACGGCAGCATCTGGGGAGGGGAGATTCTGCTGGGGGATGCCGGCGGCTTTAGCCGCTGGGGCCATTTGGAAACCATGCCGCTGCCCGGCGGTGATTTGGCGGTCCGGCAGCCCTGGCGAGCCGCCTTGGGGTTTCTGTATCAGGCCTTTGCCGGGGACATCCCCCCGTTACCCTTCTTGGCCGAGTTGCAGGCTGCCGACAAGGTGGACTGGCAGGCGCTGCTCCCCCCGTTGCGGCAGAACATCAACTGCCCGCGCACCAGCAGTTGCGGGCGCCTGTTTGATGCCGTGGCCGCCATGGCCGGTGGCTGCCAGAAGATCAGCTACGAGGCCCAGGCCGCCGTGGAACTGATGCAGGCTGCCGACGGCCTGCAAGGCCCGCCCTTTGCTTATCGACTGATCGAAAACAAGGTGACGGAGTACGGTTTCCACGGGGCAGGCGGGCCCGGGGTGCTCATGCAACTCAGTCCGTTGGTTTGCGAGGTGGCTGCGGCGGTGTCAGCCGGAGCGGGGCTTACGGAAATAAGTCGCCGTTTTCATGCCACCCTGGTAGATATGTTTACGGCGGCCCTGGTCACCGCCGCCACGGCAACCGGCATCAAAACGGTGGCCCTGGCCGGCGGCGTGATGCAAAATGAGGTTTTGCTGGCCGGCTTAAAGGACAGTCTGGCCCAGGCCGGTTTGGCGGCCATGCTGCCCCGGCGCCTGCCGTCCAACGACGGCGGCCTGGCCTACGGCCAGGCGGTGGTGGCGGCAACCGTAAGCGAACAGCCGCACCGCATCTTCGGGTGA
- the hypE gene encoding hydrogenase expression/formation protein HypE: MSWQIKPENFGCPLPAADGATVQLAHGGGSRLAAELIEQTLVPAFADPVLSRLEDQAVLESPLGAGERLAFTTDSFVVDPLFFPGGSIGELAINGTINDLAMGGARPLYLSVALIVEEGLELAILRRVIADLGAAAKAAGVRVVTGDTKVVGRGSCDKIFINTSGIGAVPAGLALSAANLQPGDKIIISGTMADHGMAIMSCRQGLSFAEPLTSDTAALHQLTAAIMAAAGMPPAAPAQKANEPEAGQALRAMRDPTRGGVAAVLTEMARASRVGVVIAEETLPVAGPVRGACEILGIDPLFVANEGKLLAVVAPESAGAVLQAMREHPLGRQAAIIGEVVAENPGLVALRTALGPHRIIDLPSGELLPRIC; encoded by the coding sequence ATGTCTTGGCAAATTAAACCGGAAAACTTTGGTTGCCCGCTGCCGGCGGCGGATGGGGCGACGGTGCAGCTGGCCCACGGTGGCGGCAGCCGGCTGGCGGCGGAGTTGATTGAGCAGACCCTGGTGCCGGCCTTTGCCGATCCGGTGCTCTCCCGGTTGGAAGACCAGGCGGTGCTGGAGTCACCGCTGGGCGCCGGTGAGCGCCTGGCCTTCACCACCGACTCTTTTGTGGTGGACCCGCTTTTTTTTCCCGGCGGCAGCATCGGTGAGTTGGCGATTAACGGCACCATCAACGACCTGGCCATGGGCGGCGCCCGGCCCCTTTATCTGTCGGTGGCCCTGATTGTCGAAGAGGGGCTGGAGCTGGCGATTTTGCGCCGGGTCATTGCCGATCTGGGTGCCGCCGCCAAGGCCGCCGGGGTGCGGGTGGTGACCGGCGACACCAAGGTGGTGGGGCGGGGGAGTTGTGACAAAATTTTCATCAATACCAGCGGCATCGGGGCGGTGCCGGCCGGCCTTGCGCTTTCCGCCGCCAACCTGCAGCCCGGGGATAAGATCATCATCTCCGGCACCATGGCCGACCACGGCATGGCCATTATGAGTTGCCGCCAGGGCTTGAGCTTTGCCGAGCCTTTAACCAGCGACACCGCCGCCCTGCATCAACTCACCGCGGCGATCATGGCGGCTGCCGGCATGCCGCCGGCCGCCCCGGCCCAAAAGGCCAATGAGCCAGAGGCCGGTCAGGCCCTGCGGGCCATGCGGGATCCCACCCGGGGTGGGGTGGCGGCGGTATTAACGGAAATGGCCAGGGCTTCCCGGGTCGGGGTGGTAATTGCCGAAGAAACCCTGCCGGTGGCCGGGCCGGTGCGCGGGGCCTGCGAAATTCTGGGGATCGATCCGCTGTTTGTGGCCAACGAGGGCAAGCTGCTGGCGGTGGTGGCGCCGGAGAGCGCCGGGGCGGTGCTGCAGGCCATGCGGGAGCACCCGCTGGGGCGGCAGGCGGCGATCATCGGTGAGGTGGTGGCGGAAAACCCCGGCCTGGTGGCGCTGCGCACCGCGCTGGGGCCCCATCGGATCATCGATCTGCCCAGTGGAGAACTGCTGCCGAGAATCTGCTGA
- a CDS encoding hybrid sensor histidine kinase/response regulator yields MDNRQPRPKILQALALSGLAALLGLFLWWFHHREAATELAAAHQAMAATNSLKTGQIEQWRQERLADAARMSRGLFAEATAAAWLQTPEDQQAVMAVKHRLQLQKAQGYADVLLVNAAGDILLSATGQEETLPEASRRSITAALTTGQVTLSPFFRADDREVYLDTVAAVPAAVDPVLLVLRTPARDFFEPLLQFWPETGIDFRTFIIYPYDQELHTLCDCTINPDKLAKRDLEAIGVAPAALTELYERQGKFAGNYRDGTPMLADLRLVPDTDWLLVTSRPTSEILSETYYRTGLLGLVIVLGLLFTALLQHRRQADFFRRLYHSERTRREAEQEFRTTLYSIGDAVITTDNEGRVRAMNRVAEQLTGWLEDEARGQELPKVFRIINQDSRVTVANPVAKVLHEGKVVGLANHTLLISRDGSERPIADSGAPIRDDEGNISGVVLVFSDQTEAHATREALHKSQRLESMGLLAGGVAHDFNNKLAVIIGYAQVLQLRLPPEDPLQGEVGEIITAGRRSADLVRQLLAFARKQTINPKLLNINEEIEGTIKMLGRLIGQHITLTWQPGEELWPMYLDPGQLDQILANLAVNARDAIGNERPGEIVIATKRVAINEEFCRFCPDASPGQYVRLEVRDNGCGMDDDTLGRIFDPFYTTKEIGKGTGLGLATIYGIVRQNKGFMEVFSSPGHGTTFRIYLPRFHGPAPENAVTAGAAAELLKAVGQETILLVEDEVSLLNLIHNLLTMLGYHVLPVADPRQALRLADDQPGEIHLLLTDLAMPGLSGLELARRLQAKRPQLKILFISGHPLESFAELQEQGEEINFLQKPFSREELATKVRQVLGRS; encoded by the coding sequence ATGGACAACCGACAACCCCGCCCCAAAATTCTGCAGGCCCTCGCCCTGTCGGGCCTGGCAGCCCTGCTGGGGTTGTTTTTATGGTGGTTTCACCACCGCGAGGCGGCCACTGAACTGGCGGCGGCCCACCAGGCCATGGCCGCCACCAACAGTTTGAAAACCGGCCAGATTGAACAGTGGCGCCAGGAACGCCTGGCCGACGCCGCCCGCATGAGCCGGGGGCTGTTCGCCGAGGCCACCGCCGCCGCCTGGCTGCAGACCCCGGAAGATCAACAAGCCGTCATGGCGGTCAAACATCGTTTGCAGCTACAAAAAGCCCAGGGGTATGCCGACGTTTTGCTGGTCAATGCCGCCGGCGATATCCTGCTGAGCGCCACCGGGCAAGAAGAGACGCTGCCGGAAGCCAGCCGCCGGAGCATCACCGCCGCCCTGACCACCGGGCAGGTCACCCTCTCTCCCTTTTTCCGCGCTGACGACCGGGAAGTTTATCTTGATACCGTCGCAGCGGTGCCGGCGGCGGTCGATCCGGTGCTGCTGGTACTGCGCACCCCGGCCCGGGATTTTTTTGAGCCGCTGCTCCAGTTCTGGCCGGAAACCGGTATCGACTTCCGTACTTTCATCATTTACCCTTACGATCAGGAACTGCACACCCTCTGCGACTGCACCATCAACCCGGACAAACTGGCAAAGCGGGATCTTGAGGCCATCGGCGTAGCCCCGGCGGCGCTAACCGAACTGTACGAACGGCAAGGCAAATTTGCCGGTAACTATCGCGATGGCACCCCCATGCTGGCCGACCTGCGCCTGGTGCCCGATACCGATTGGTTGCTGGTGACCAGCAGACCCACCAGCGAAATCCTCAGCGAAACCTACTACCGCACCGGCCTGCTGGGCCTGGTTATTGTACTCGGCCTGCTTTTCACCGCTTTGTTACAGCACCGGCGCCAGGCCGATTTCTTCCGCCGCCTTTACCACAGCGAGCGCACCCGGCGGGAAGCGGAGCAGGAGTTTCGCACCACCCTGTACAGCATCGGGGATGCGGTAATCACCACCGACAACGAGGGACGGGTGCGGGCCATGAACCGGGTGGCCGAACAGCTTACCGGCTGGCTGGAAGACGAAGCCCGGGGGCAAGAACTGCCAAAGGTCTTTCGGATCATCAACCAGGACAGCCGGGTCACGGTGGCCAACCCGGTGGCAAAGGTGCTGCATGAGGGCAAGGTGGTGGGCCTGGCCAACCACACCCTGCTGATCTCGCGGGATGGCAGCGAACGGCCCATTGCCGACAGCGGCGCCCCGATCAGGGACGACGAGGGCAACATCAGCGGGGTGGTCCTGGTATTCAGCGACCAGACCGAAGCGCATGCCACCCGGGAGGCTCTGCATAAATCGCAGCGGCTGGAATCAATGGGCCTGCTGGCCGGCGGCGTGGCCCATGATTTCAACAACAAGCTGGCGGTAATCATCGGCTATGCCCAGGTACTCCAACTGCGGCTCCCCCCCGAAGACCCCCTGCAAGGGGAGGTCGGCGAAATTATCACCGCCGGCCGGCGCAGCGCCGACCTGGTCCGGCAACTGTTGGCCTTTGCCCGCAAGCAAACTATTAATCCCAAGCTGCTTAACATCAACGAAGAAATCGAGGGCACCATAAAAATGCTGGGCCGGCTGATCGGCCAGCATATCACCCTGACCTGGCAGCCCGGCGAAGAACTATGGCCGATGTATCTGGACCCCGGCCAACTGGACCAGATTTTGGCCAACCTGGCGGTCAACGCCCGTGATGCCATCGGCAACGAAAGACCGGGGGAAATCGTGATTGCCACCAAACGGGTGGCAATCAACGAGGAGTTCTGCCGTTTTTGCCCCGATGCCAGCCCCGGTCAATATGTCCGCCTGGAGGTCCGCGACAACGGTTGCGGCATGGACGACGATACTTTGGGCCGTATTTTCGACCCGTTTTACACCACCAAGGAGATTGGCAAAGGCACCGGCCTGGGGCTGGCCACCATTTACGGGATCGTGCGACAGAACAAAGGGTTCATGGAGGTCTTCAGCAGCCCCGGCCATGGCACCACCTTCCGGATCTACCTGCCCCGTTTCCACGGGCCTGCCCCGGAAAACGCGGTTACGGCCGGAGCGGCCGCCGAATTGCTCAAGGCCGTCGGGCAGGAAACCATCCTGCTGGTGGAAGATGAGGTCTCTCTGTTGAACCTGATCCACAACCTGTTGACCATGCTGGGTTACCATGTGCTGCCCGTCGCCGACCCGCGCCAGGCCCTGCGACTGGCCGACGATCAGCCGGGAGAGATTCACCTGCTGCTGACCGACCTGGCCATGCCGGGCCTGAGCGGCCTGGAACTGGCCCGCCGACTGCAGGCAAAGCGGCCGCAACTGAAGATCCTTTTCATCTCCGGTCACCCCTTGGAGTCTTTTGCTGAGTTGCAGGAGCAGGGAGAAGAGATCAATTTCCTCCAGAAACCCTTCAGCAGGGAAGAACTGGCCACCAAGGTCAGACAGGTGCTGGGCAGATCGTAA
- a CDS encoding HypC/HybG/HupF family hydrogenase formation chaperone: protein MCLAVPGKVVEIFEENGLKMGHIDYAGAISRACLEYVPEIRLGDYTVVHAGFALSILDEEEAAKSFAAWRELQAAAAREGVDLFGRPLADADADADEQE, encoded by the coding sequence ATGTGTTTGGCGGTACCGGGAAAAGTGGTGGAGATCTTCGAGGAAAACGGTTTGAAGATGGGGCATATCGACTATGCCGGGGCGATCAGCCGGGCCTGCCTGGAGTATGTGCCGGAGATCCGCCTTGGGGATTATACCGTGGTCCATGCCGGTTTTGCCCTGTCCATCCTGGATGAGGAAGAGGCGGCCAAAAGTTTTGCCGCCTGGCGTGAGTTGCAGGCGGCAGCGGCCCGGGAGGGAGTGGATCTCTTCGGTCGCCCGCTGGCCGATGCCGATGCCGATGCCGATGAACAGGAGTGA
- the hypB gene encoding hydrogenase nickel incorporation protein HypB, whose translation MCDDCGCGPGAEGVSYTLAGKKAGPGTRHGAGHHHHHGRQDGGGADDGAAAGRRLQVARDVLAYNNQQAEHNRQHFKACRVLALNLVSSPGSGKTTLLEQTIRRLGGARPVAVIEGDQQTLLDAERIEKTGVPVVQVNTGAGCHLDAAMVHRALHELELADDSLLFIENVGNLVCPAMFDLGEAAKVVIISVTEGEDKPLKYPAMFAAARLCLINKIDLLPHLDFDLAKCREYARRVNPDLQFIAISARSGEGMEEWLAALANLAATDPEGARAG comes from the coding sequence ATGTGTGATGACTGCGGTTGTGGGCCGGGGGCGGAAGGGGTCAGCTATACCCTGGCCGGGAAAAAAGCGGGGCCGGGCACCCGGCATGGGGCCGGGCACCATCACCACCACGGCCGGCAGGACGGCGGCGGGGCGGATGATGGGGCGGCGGCCGGGCGCCGCCTGCAGGTGGCCCGGGATGTGCTGGCTTACAACAACCAGCAGGCGGAGCATAACCGGCAGCATTTCAAGGCCTGCCGGGTCCTGGCCTTAAACCTGGTCAGCTCCCCCGGCTCCGGTAAAACCACCCTGCTTGAGCAGACCATCCGGCGCCTGGGAGGTGCCCGTCCGGTGGCGGTGATCGAGGGCGACCAGCAGACCCTGCTGGATGCCGAGCGGATTGAAAAAACCGGGGTGCCGGTGGTGCAGGTCAACACCGGTGCCGGCTGCCATCTCGATGCGGCCATGGTCCACCGGGCCCTGCACGAGCTGGAATTGGCCGATGACTCCCTGCTGTTCATCGAAAATGTCGGCAACCTGGTCTGCCCGGCCATGTTTGACTTGGGCGAGGCGGCCAAGGTGGTGATTATCAGTGTCACCGAAGGGGAGGACAAGCCCCTCAAGTATCCGGCCATGTTTGCCGCCGCCAGGTTGTGTTTGATCAACAAGATCGACCTGCTGCCCCATCTTGATTTTGACCTGGCCAAATGCCGCGAGTATGCCCGCCGGGTCAACCCGGATCTGCAGTTTATTGCCATTTCCGCCCGCAGCGGAGAGGGAATGGAGGAATGGCTGGCGGCGTTGGCAAACCTGGCGGCAACGGACCCGGAGGGAGCTCGTGCGGGCTGA
- a CDS encoding GGDEF domain-containing protein, translated as MLLGLMTSEFSRYRQQQVVVEELALISELSALVHELQKERGLSTGFLAYPEADYRDALLAQQAETDRKLAALGRADGAQAQRLQQELSLLRQRVISGEGAYPADYRHYSWLVQGLLDQVQSQGRRLGLAELKDDLVTHSHLMFAKEYLGRIRATVNHGLRLAGEGREKMVEAARLQALFGEYRRLFQLAAAADLAGRLQQVLDTPAAEEVLKAMQASTMAGFTELTISSGQWFALATEVIDDLKELEDHSLTLLLHEGEQQLDNLRRRLLIFSQGGLLIGGGILVLVIYTLHGMIRSLDHLLAEIGQIGAEEDFGRRLPVAAGHEIGIIARHFNKLLEVVERLLREKDQLAGTDQLTGLNNRRRFKELLDQELIRYRRIPKPLSLLIFDIDHFKRVNDTYGHETGDLVLKEMAQLLQATVRRTDTPARWGGEEFLVLLPATTAEAAMALAEKLRQAIEEHDFPRVGRVTASFGVAAFHDGEQEESALLRRVDKALYQAKRQGRNRVVNWAAAAKPADLP; from the coding sequence TTGCTGCTGGGCCTGATGACCAGCGAATTCTCGCGCTATCGCCAGCAGCAGGTGGTGGTGGAAGAACTGGCCCTGATCAGCGAACTTTCAGCCCTGGTGCATGAACTGCAGAAAGAAAGGGGCCTTAGCACCGGCTTTCTTGCCTACCCCGAGGCCGATTACCGCGATGCTCTGCTGGCGCAGCAGGCCGAAACCGACCGAAAGCTTGCCGCCTTGGGCCGGGCCGATGGTGCCCAGGCGCAGCGGTTGCAGCAGGAGTTGAGCCTCTTGCGGCAGCGGGTCATCTCCGGAGAGGGGGCTTACCCTGCCGACTACCGCCACTATTCCTGGTTGGTGCAAGGTTTGCTGGATCAGGTTCAGAGTCAGGGGCGGCGGCTGGGGTTGGCCGAGCTCAAGGATGATCTGGTGACCCACAGCCACTTGATGTTTGCCAAGGAATACCTGGGGCGGATTCGGGCCACGGTTAACCACGGCTTGCGCCTGGCGGGCGAAGGCCGGGAAAAGATGGTGGAAGCGGCCCGCCTGCAGGCCCTGTTTGGTGAATACCGGCGGCTTTTTCAACTTGCCGCCGCTGCCGATCTGGCGGGACGGTTGCAGCAGGTGCTGGACACCCCGGCGGCGGAGGAAGTGCTCAAAGCTATGCAGGCTTCCACCATGGCAGGGTTTACGGAGCTGACGATCTCATCCGGGCAGTGGTTTGCCCTGGCCACGGAGGTGATCGATGACTTGAAAGAGTTGGAAGATCACTCCCTGACCCTGCTGCTCCACGAAGGGGAGCAGCAACTGGATAATCTTCGCCGGCGCCTGCTCATTTTCTCCCAGGGAGGCCTGCTCATCGGTGGCGGCATCCTGGTGCTGGTCATTTATACCCTCCACGGCATGATCCGCTCCCTGGACCATCTGCTGGCGGAAATCGGGCAAATCGGTGCAGAGGAAGATTTCGGCCGCCGGCTACCGGTGGCCGCCGGCCATGAAATAGGAATTATTGCCCGTCATTTCAACAAGTTGCTGGAGGTGGTCGAGCGTCTGCTGCGAGAGAAGGACCAACTGGCCGGGACTGATCAACTGACCGGCCTGAACAACCGCCGCCGCTTCAAGGAGTTGCTGGACCAGGAACTGATCCGCTACCGCCGTATCCCCAAGCCTCTCTCCCTGTTAATCTTCGACATCGATCATTTTAAGCGGGTTAATGATACCTACGGGCATGAAACCGGGGATTTGGTGCTCAAGGAGATGGCGCAACTGTTGCAGGCCACGGTGCGCCGTACCGACACCCCGGCCCGTTGGGGCGGTGAGGAGTTTTTGGTGCTGTTGCCGGCCACCACCGCCGAGGCGGCGATGGCCCTGGCGGAAAAGCTCCGGCAGGCCATTGAAGAGCACGATTTTCCCCGGGTCGGCCGGGTGACCGCCAGTTTCGGGGTGGCCGCCTTCCATGATGGCGAGCAGGAGGAAAGCGCCTTGTTACGCCGGGTGGATAAGGCCCTCTATCAGGCCAAGCGGCAGGGGCGCAACCGGGTGGTCAACTGGGCGGCTGCAGCTAAGCCGGCTGATTTGCCATAA